One Mycobacteroides salmoniphilum DNA segment encodes these proteins:
- a CDS encoding class I SAM-dependent methyltransferase: MTTVQRRAFNDQVTRFWGRAAKAYDWAPLQQWVYRPAQDEIIALLRQHKSQRVVDIACGTGILATRIQEELGPERVHGVDMSEGMLAQAKARSALVDWQFAPAEKLPFDDGALDAVVSTSAFHFFDQPAALAEFHRVLAPGGFTAITTFTPDRASAPILRRIFGDRVPASVPSKAEMRQMFETAGFEVAVQRPVRHPFTLPFVEFDRLTVGIKQ; encoded by the coding sequence ATGACGACGGTTCAACGGCGAGCTTTCAACGACCAGGTGACGCGGTTCTGGGGCCGTGCCGCCAAGGCATACGACTGGGCACCGCTACAACAATGGGTGTACCGACCCGCGCAGGACGAGATAATCGCCCTACTACGTCAACACAAGTCCCAGCGGGTCGTCGATATCGCCTGCGGTACCGGCATTCTGGCGACACGCATCCAGGAGGAACTCGGACCCGAGCGGGTGCACGGGGTCGATATGTCCGAAGGGATGCTCGCCCAGGCGAAGGCCCGATCGGCGCTGGTCGACTGGCAGTTCGCGCCTGCCGAGAAGCTGCCGTTCGACGACGGTGCGTTGGACGCGGTGGTGTCCACCTCGGCGTTCCACTTCTTTGATCAGCCCGCTGCGCTCGCCGAATTCCATCGGGTGCTGGCTCCCGGCGGATTCACCGCCATCACCACATTCACCCCCGACCGCGCCTCCGCCCCGATCCTGCGCCGAATCTTCGGTGACCGCGTGCCCGCAAGCGTTCCGTCGAAGGCCGAGATGCGTCAGATGTTCGAGACCGCCGGATTCGAGGTTGCGGTGCAGCGACCGGTGCGCCACCCCTTCACTCTCCCCTTCGTGGAGTTCGATCGACTCACGGTGGGCATCAAGCAATGA
- a CDS encoding bifunctional 2-methylcitrate synthase/citrate synthase, with amino-acid sequence MTTATPTIHKGLAGVVVDTTAISKVVPETNSLTYRGYPVQDLAARCSFEQVAYLLWHGELPNEGELALFNQRERAQRRLDRSLMSLLAKLPETCHPMDVVRTAISVLGAEDPSEDDSTPEANYAKSLRMFAVLPTIVAADMRRRRGLDPIQPHSHLGYSANFLRMCSGEVPDPVIVTAFEQSMILYAEHSFNASTFAARVVTSTQSDIYSAVTAAIGALKGSLHGGANEAVMHDMIEIGDAAKAAEWLQGKRARKEKVMGFGHRVYKNGDSRVPTMRAALEDVARVRDGRQWLEIYKVLESEMDAATGIKPNLDFPTGPAYYLMGFDIPCFTPIFVMSRITGWTAHIMEQAAANALIRPLSEYSGKPQRSLAS; translated from the coding sequence ATGACCACCGCGACCCCGACCATTCACAAGGGACTTGCCGGCGTCGTGGTGGACACCACCGCCATCTCCAAGGTGGTGCCCGAGACCAACTCGCTCACCTACCGCGGATATCCGGTCCAGGACCTGGCCGCCCGGTGCAGCTTTGAGCAGGTCGCCTATCTGCTGTGGCACGGCGAGCTGCCGAATGAGGGCGAGCTCGCGCTGTTCAACCAACGCGAGCGCGCGCAGCGCCGCCTGGACCGCTCCCTGATGTCCCTGCTGGCCAAGTTGCCGGAGACCTGCCACCCGATGGACGTCGTGCGCACCGCGATCAGTGTTCTGGGTGCCGAGGATCCTTCCGAGGACGACAGCACCCCGGAAGCCAATTACGCCAAGTCACTTCGCATGTTCGCGGTGCTGCCGACGATTGTCGCGGCTGACATGCGCCGCCGCCGTGGGCTCGACCCCATTCAGCCCCACAGCCACCTCGGCTACTCCGCCAACTTCCTGCGGATGTGCTCCGGCGAGGTTCCGGACCCGGTGATCGTCACGGCGTTCGAACAATCGATGATCCTGTACGCCGAGCACAGCTTCAACGCCTCGACCTTCGCCGCCCGCGTGGTGACCTCGACACAATCCGATATCTACAGTGCGGTCACCGCCGCCATCGGCGCGCTCAAGGGCTCCCTGCACGGCGGTGCCAACGAGGCCGTCATGCACGACATGATCGAGATCGGGGATGCCGCCAAGGCCGCAGAATGGTTGCAGGGCAAGCGGGCCCGCAAAGAGAAGGTCATGGGTTTCGGGCATCGCGTGTACAAGAACGGCGATTCTCGGGTGCCGACGATGCGTGCCGCCCTGGAGGACGTGGCACGGGTTCGTGATGGTCGTCAGTGGCTCGAGATCTACAAGGTGCTCGAGTCCGAGATGGACGCGGCCACCGGTATCAAGCCCAATCTGGACTTCCCCACCGGGCCAGCCTACTACCTCATGGGATTCGACATCCCCTGCTTTACACCGATTTTCGTGATGAGTCGGATCACCGGCTGGACCGCACACATCATGGAGCAGGCAGCGGCGAACGCCCTGATCCGGCCGTTGAGCGAATACTCCGGAAAGCCTCAGCGCTCACTCGCGTCGTAG
- a CDS encoding DUF427 domain-containing protein, producing MSSPDRPHLVPGPDHPIDIAPSGTRVVVTSGDVTIADTTHALRLQESTYPPVYYLPPDAVNWEVLQRTDTHTYCPYKGEASYYSVHTPEGTIEDAVWTYEDPYPAVSPIARHLAFYPDRVNVTAQ from the coding sequence ATGTCCTCCCCCGACAGGCCGCATCTGGTTCCCGGCCCGGACCACCCCATCGACATCGCGCCCTCCGGTACCCGCGTCGTGGTCACGTCCGGCGATGTCACCATCGCCGACACCACCCACGCGCTGCGGCTGCAGGAGTCCACCTATCCGCCCGTGTACTACCTCCCACCCGACGCGGTGAACTGGGAGGTGCTCCAGCGCACCGATACCCACACCTACTGCCCGTACAAGGGCGAGGCGTCGTATTACTCGGTGCACACACCAGAGGGAACGATCGAAGACGCCGTCTGGACCTACGAAGACCCGTATCCGGCGGTCTCCCCGATCGCCCGTCATCTGGCCTTCTATCCCGACCGGGTCAACGTCACCGCGCAGTGA
- a CDS encoding MFS transporter, producing MPQRLSAWRFVTTFGVISMFADIVYEGARSITGPLLASLGATALVVGVVTGIGEAAALALRLVSGPLTDRTRMFWSWTIAGYALTVATVPFLGLASVLWVAATLVIAERVGKAVRSPAKDTLLSHATSVTGRGKGFAVHEAMDQVGAITGPLVVAGMLALTQGNYLPTFAVLAIPGAVALALLFWLRRRVPHPERYEDTADTPDTPAVRQKLQLPMRFWRYAGFSGITVSGFATFGVLSFHMIDRGVLVPAAVPLVYAVAMAAAAVAALFSGWTYDRIGPKTLVVLPIVGAAVPMLAFTDSLVGIVLGALLWGTAVGIQESTLRAVVADLVPPPRRATAYGVYAAVLGTATAIGGTLTGYLYEVSIPMLIAVVGVIQLVALIAAAPTVLRHADQV from the coding sequence GTGCCACAACGTCTTTCGGCTTGGCGATTCGTCACCACTTTTGGCGTCATCAGCATGTTCGCCGATATCGTCTACGAGGGCGCGCGCTCGATCACGGGGCCGCTCCTGGCGTCACTCGGGGCAACCGCTCTCGTCGTGGGCGTGGTGACCGGAATCGGCGAGGCCGCGGCGCTGGCGCTGCGCCTGGTGTCGGGCCCCCTCACCGACCGCACCCGCATGTTCTGGAGCTGGACCATCGCCGGTTACGCGCTCACGGTGGCCACGGTCCCGTTCCTGGGTCTGGCCAGCGTGCTCTGGGTTGCCGCCACTTTGGTAATCGCCGAACGTGTGGGCAAGGCGGTACGCAGCCCCGCCAAGGACACCTTGCTCTCGCACGCCACCTCAGTCACTGGCCGCGGCAAGGGTTTCGCGGTACATGAGGCCATGGACCAGGTCGGCGCAATCACCGGTCCATTGGTGGTGGCCGGCATGCTCGCACTCACCCAGGGGAACTACCTGCCGACATTCGCCGTCCTGGCGATTCCGGGAGCCGTTGCGCTGGCCCTGCTGTTCTGGCTTCGCCGGCGGGTACCCCATCCCGAACGGTATGAAGACACTGCGGACACACCTGACACACCGGCCGTGCGCCAGAAACTCCAACTGCCGATGAGATTTTGGCGGTATGCGGGATTCTCCGGGATCACCGTGTCCGGATTCGCAACCTTTGGTGTGCTGTCATTTCACATGATCGACCGGGGCGTCCTCGTACCCGCCGCAGTGCCGTTGGTATACGCCGTCGCGATGGCCGCCGCCGCCGTCGCTGCCCTGTTCTCCGGCTGGACGTACGACCGGATAGGACCGAAAACCCTTGTGGTTCTGCCCATTGTCGGCGCCGCCGTACCGATGCTGGCATTCACGGACTCCTTGGTGGGCATCGTGCTCGGTGCACTGCTGTGGGGCACCGCCGTCGGGATTCAGGAATCCACCCTGCGTGCTGTGGTCGCGGACCTCGTGCCGCCGCCGCGTCGGGCCACCGCGTACGGGGTTTATGCGGCCGTGCTCGGCACGGCAACCGCGATCGGCGGGACGCTCACGGGTTACCTCTATGAGGTGTCCATTCCCATGCTCATCGCGGTGGTCGGTGTGATTCAGTTGGTCGCATTGATCGCCGCCGCACCCACCGTGCTGCGGCACGCCGATCAGGTGTAG
- a CDS encoding acyl-CoA dehydrogenase family protein, producing MAADADRSDPDELFGIDALLSDEERAIRNSVRALVQARVVPNVQRWYEDGDLPVRKLALELGKIGVLGMHLQGYGCSGTSSLAYGLACMELEAGDSGIRSLVSVQGSLAMYAIYAYGSDAQKQKWLPRMATGEELGCFGLTEPDFGSNPGGMRTHARRDGSDWIVNGTKMWITNGSIADVAVIWAQTDEGVRGFLVSTDSAGFNAQTIRSKMSLRASVTAELNLSDVRVPEKNRLPEAIGLKAPLSCLNEARFGIIFGSMGAARECLRTALDYAQTREQFDRPIAGFQLTQEKLANMTLEYGKGLLLALHLGRRKDADTLTTPQVSLGKLNNVREAIEIARTARTILGANGISGEYPVMRHANNLESVLTYEGTSEMHTLVIGQALTGIPAFR from the coding sequence ATGGCTGCGGATGCTGACCGAAGTGACCCCGACGAGCTGTTCGGTATCGACGCGTTGCTCAGCGACGAGGAACGCGCGATTCGCAACAGCGTGCGTGCGCTGGTTCAGGCGCGCGTGGTTCCCAACGTTCAGCGCTGGTACGAAGACGGTGACCTACCGGTACGCAAGCTTGCGTTGGAGCTGGGCAAGATCGGTGTGCTCGGTATGCACCTGCAGGGTTATGGATGCTCCGGAACATCCTCTCTCGCATACGGACTGGCGTGTATGGAGCTCGAGGCGGGCGACTCGGGGATCCGGTCACTGGTCAGTGTGCAGGGATCACTGGCGATGTACGCCATCTATGCCTACGGCAGTGATGCGCAGAAACAGAAGTGGCTGCCGCGGATGGCGACGGGGGAGGAGCTGGGGTGTTTCGGTCTGACCGAACCCGATTTCGGGTCCAACCCCGGCGGAATGCGCACCCATGCCCGGCGCGATGGCAGCGACTGGATCGTCAACGGCACCAAGATGTGGATCACCAACGGGTCGATCGCCGACGTCGCTGTCATCTGGGCGCAGACGGACGAGGGTGTTCGTGGATTCCTGGTATCGACCGATTCAGCGGGATTCAACGCCCAGACCATCCGGTCCAAGATGTCCTTGCGCGCGTCGGTGACCGCCGAACTCAACCTCAGCGATGTGCGGGTGCCGGAGAAGAACCGGCTACCGGAGGCGATCGGGCTCAAGGCACCGCTGTCATGCCTCAACGAGGCGCGCTTCGGCATCATCTTCGGCTCGATGGGTGCGGCGCGTGAATGCCTACGTACCGCACTCGATTACGCCCAGACCCGAGAACAGTTCGATCGCCCGATCGCTGGATTCCAGTTGACCCAGGAGAAGCTGGCCAACATGACACTCGAGTACGGCAAGGGTCTGTTGTTGGCATTGCATCTGGGCCGTCGTAAGGACGCGGACACGTTGACCACACCGCAGGTCAGCCTGGGCAAGCTCAACAACGTGCGCGAGGCCATCGAGATCGCCAGGACGGCCAGAACAATCCTTGGTGCGAACGGTATTTCGGGGGAGTACCCGGTGATGCGGCATGCCAACAACCTGGAGTCGGTGTTGACTTATGAGGGCACCAGCGAGATGCACACGCTGGTCATCGGCCAGGCACTCACCGGTATCCCGGCGTTCCGGTAG
- the prpD gene encoding 2-methylcitrate dehydratase PrpD, with translation MHVHSVHTRRSADDFPRDQHLAWKIAEVASDPVAVPADTEAMVINRIIDNAAVSAASVIRRPVTVARRQAQAHAVSSGGRGANVFGVSGGYSAEWAAWANGVAVRELDFHDTFLAADYSHPGDNIPPLVAVAQQLGIGGTDLIRGLATAYETQINLTRGICLHEHKIDHVAHLGPSVAAGLGTMLKLDTETIYQAIGQALHLTTATRQSRKGLISSWKAYAPAWAGKVAIEAVDRAMRGEGAPSPIWEGEDGVIAWLLGGPEKVYEVPLPGPGEEKRAILDSYTKEHSAEYQSQAPIDLARRMRERIGDLEQIATIVLHTSHHTHVVIGTGSNDPQKFDPDASRETLDHSVMYIFAVALEDGTWHHERSYAPERAHRAETIDLWNKISTVEDPEWTRRYHSSNPDEKAFGCKAVVTLKNGEVITDELAIADAHPLGARPFARENYVNKFTVLSDGVIEQHEQNRFLSVAQGLADLKAGSLGALNPLVDAVVLDKAPTTPEGIFK, from the coding sequence ATGCACGTTCACTCCGTACACACGCGCCGCAGCGCCGACGACTTCCCCCGCGACCAACACCTCGCCTGGAAGATCGCCGAGGTCGCTTCGGACCCCGTTGCCGTTCCCGCCGACACCGAAGCGATGGTCATCAACCGGATCATCGACAACGCCGCCGTCAGCGCCGCCTCGGTCATCCGCCGCCCCGTCACCGTCGCACGCCGCCAGGCGCAGGCACACGCGGTGTCTTCGGGTGGACGCGGCGCCAATGTCTTCGGTGTCAGCGGTGGCTACTCGGCCGAGTGGGCGGCATGGGCCAACGGCGTCGCCGTACGCGAGCTGGATTTTCACGACACCTTCCTGGCCGCCGACTACTCACACCCCGGCGACAACATTCCACCGTTGGTGGCCGTGGCCCAGCAGCTCGGTATCGGCGGAACCGATCTCATTCGGGGTCTGGCCACCGCATACGAAACTCAGATCAACCTGACCCGCGGAATCTGTCTGCACGAGCACAAGATTGACCATGTCGCACACCTCGGCCCCTCGGTGGCCGCCGGCCTGGGCACCATGCTGAAGCTCGACACCGAGACGATCTATCAGGCCATTGGTCAGGCCCTGCACCTGACAACCGCGACCCGGCAGTCCCGCAAGGGGCTCATCTCCAGCTGGAAGGCCTACGCGCCGGCCTGGGCCGGGAAGGTCGCCATCGAGGCCGTGGACCGCGCCATGCGCGGCGAGGGTGCGCCGTCCCCGATCTGGGAGGGTGAGGACGGCGTGATCGCCTGGCTGCTCGGCGGGCCCGAGAAGGTCTACGAGGTTCCGCTGCCGGGTCCCGGCGAGGAGAAGCGCGCGATCCTGGACAGCTACACCAAGGAGCATTCCGCCGAGTACCAGAGCCAGGCTCCCATCGACCTGGCCCGCAGGATGCGCGAGCGCATTGGCGACCTGGAGCAGATCGCAACGATCGTTCTGCACACCAGCCACCACACCCACGTCGTCATCGGCACCGGATCCAACGATCCACAGAAGTTCGACCCCGACGCCTCGCGCGAGACACTCGACCACTCGGTCATGTACATCTTCGCCGTCGCCCTGGAGGACGGCACCTGGCATCACGAGCGTTCGTATGCACCCGAACGCGCACACCGCGCCGAGACGATCGACCTCTGGAACAAGATCAGCACCGTCGAGGATCCCGAGTGGACTCGTCGCTACCACTCGAGCAACCCCGACGAGAAGGCATTCGGCTGCAAGGCCGTCGTCACTCTCAAGAACGGCGAGGTGATCACCGATGAGCTGGCGATCGCCGACGCGCACCCGCTGGGGGCACGCCCCTTCGCCCGGGAGAACTACGTCAACAAGTTCACGGTGTTGTCCGACGGCGTTATCGAACAGCATGAGCAGAATCGATTCCTTTCCGTAGCACAGGGATTGGCCGATCTGAAGGCGGGCTCACTGGGTGCGCTCAATCCGCTCGTGGATGCCGTTGTCCTCGACAAGGCGCCCACGACTCCCGAGGGGATCTTTAAGTGA
- a CDS encoding GNAT family N-acetyltransferase — MEPVELRTDRLVLRAINAADGAAIVEACNDPEITYYLPLPAPYSREDARNFMARSAQEWADNSRYGFGFFLRETSELVGTCSLKSITPGVVEVGYWSAAQYRRKGLTAEAIRRLCQWGFDELAAHRIEWWAVVGNDGSRAVAEAVGFEMEGLLRQRAYRREEPADWWVGGLLSRPE; from the coding sequence ATGGAACCTGTCGAGTTGCGCACGGACCGGTTGGTTCTGCGCGCCATCAACGCCGCGGACGGGGCTGCGATTGTCGAAGCGTGCAATGACCCGGAGATCACGTACTACCTCCCGCTCCCAGCGCCGTACTCCCGTGAGGATGCGCGGAATTTCATGGCCAGGTCAGCGCAGGAGTGGGCAGACAACTCCCGATATGGGTTCGGGTTCTTTCTCAGGGAGACAAGCGAGCTCGTCGGTACCTGTTCGCTCAAGTCGATCACACCTGGCGTGGTGGAGGTGGGGTATTGGTCGGCTGCGCAATATCGCCGCAAGGGGCTCACTGCCGAGGCGATTCGGCGACTGTGCCAGTGGGGATTTGATGAGCTGGCCGCCCATCGCATCGAGTGGTGGGCCGTAGTCGGCAACGACGGTTCGCGGGCCGTGGCGGAAGCGGTCGGGTTCGAGATGGAGGGGCTGTTGCGCCAGCGCGCGTATCGGCGAGAGGAACCGGCTGATTGGTGGGTAGGCGGGCTGTTGTCGCGGCCCGAATGA
- the prpB gene encoding methylisocitrate lyase, with translation MTSLLASATDAAAKRAAFREGLASGDLLRLPGAFSPLVAKLIQEIGFEGVYVSGAVLSADLGLPDIGLTTLTEVSARGRQIASVTDLPTLIDADTGFGEPMSAARTVTVLEDAGLSGCHFEDQVNPKRCGHLDGKAVVETAEMVRRLRAAVSARRDPNFVICARTDAAGIEGLPAAIDRAKAYADAGADLIFTEALSDIGEFEKFRAAVDVPLLANMTEFGKSELVTAGQLREVGYNVLIYPVTTLRLAMFAVEQGLREIDSAGTQSGLLDQMQHRSRLYELLRYSEYNQFDTEIFNFSLNGGGAR, from the coding sequence GTGACCTCACTTCTTGCCTCCGCCACGGATGCGGCCGCCAAGCGCGCCGCGTTCCGGGAAGGCTTGGCCTCGGGGGACCTGCTGCGCCTACCCGGAGCGTTCTCGCCGCTGGTGGCCAAGCTGATTCAGGAAATCGGGTTCGAGGGCGTCTACGTCTCGGGCGCGGTGCTGTCTGCCGATCTAGGGCTCCCCGATATCGGTCTGACAACACTCACCGAGGTCTCGGCCCGCGGCCGACAGATTGCCTCGGTCACCGACCTGCCGACGCTGATCGACGCGGACACCGGCTTCGGCGAACCGATGAGTGCTGCTCGTACGGTGACCGTGCTCGAAGATGCCGGGCTGTCCGGCTGCCATTTCGAGGATCAGGTGAATCCCAAGCGGTGCGGGCATCTTGACGGCAAGGCCGTCGTCGAGACCGCGGAGATGGTTCGGCGGCTCCGTGCGGCGGTTTCCGCCCGGCGCGACCCCAATTTCGTGATCTGCGCCCGCACCGACGCGGCGGGCATCGAGGGGTTGCCCGCGGCAATCGACCGCGCAAAGGCCTATGCCGATGCGGGCGCGGATCTCATCTTCACCGAGGCACTCAGCGATATCGGCGAATTCGAGAAGTTCCGTGCCGCGGTCGATGTTCCCCTGCTCGCCAACATGACCGAATTCGGAAAGTCTGAACTCGTGACGGCAGGCCAGCTCCGCGAGGTCGGGTACAACGTCCTCATCTATCCCGTCACGACCCTGCGGCTGGCGATGTTCGCAGTGGAGCAAGGTCTTCGTGAAATCGATTCGGCGGGAACACAGTCGGGCCTGCTGGACCAAATGCAGCATCGCAGTCGCCTGTACGAGCTGCTCCGCTACTCCGAATACAACCAGTTCGACACCGAGATCTTCAATTTCAGCCTCAATGGAGGAGGAGCCCGATGA
- a CDS encoding alpha/beta fold hydrolase, whose amino-acid sequence MTRWLLLRGLSREKRHWEQFPQVFAESLGVQVECLDAPGFGTEFQRTSPASISAITDDIRSRLDRGGDTWSLLSISLGGMIGLDWCARYPGDFERAVIINSSTAATPVWQRFLPSSIPNLVLGRFRADVPRERAILAQTANNPDLDLEALSRRWAGYLQTQRPSSASIARQITAAIAFRIPKRIDTPLLVLTSANDRLVSSSASGTIANTFGAPLAVHTSAGHDLPLDDGVWIAEQVRRWID is encoded by the coding sequence ATGACCCGGTGGCTGCTGCTACGCGGCCTGAGCCGCGAGAAGCGCCACTGGGAGCAGTTCCCGCAAGTCTTCGCCGAATCGCTTGGTGTTCAGGTGGAATGCCTGGACGCACCAGGATTCGGCACCGAGTTCCAGCGCACCTCGCCCGCGAGCATCTCCGCGATCACGGACGACATCCGATCCCGGCTGGACCGTGGCGGTGACACGTGGTCACTGCTCTCCATATCTCTGGGCGGCATGATCGGACTCGACTGGTGCGCGCGTTATCCCGGGGACTTCGAGCGCGCCGTCATCATCAATTCGAGCACCGCCGCGACCCCGGTGTGGCAGCGGTTTCTGCCGTCGTCGATTCCCAACCTGGTGCTCGGACGGTTCCGTGCCGACGTGCCGCGCGAGCGCGCGATCCTGGCGCAGACCGCCAACAACCCCGACCTCGATCTCGAGGCACTGTCCCGGCGGTGGGCCGGGTACCTGCAGACACAGCGCCCCTCCAGCGCCAGCATCGCCCGCCAGATCACTGCGGCCATCGCCTTCCGGATACCGAAACGCATCGATACCCCGCTGTTGGTGCTGACCTCCGCCAATGATCGGCTCGTGAGTTCCTCTGCGTCGGGCACGATCGCCAACACATTCGGCGCCCCCTTGGCGGTGCATACTTCCGCCGGGCACGACCTTCCCCTCGACGACGGCGTATGGATCGCCGAGCAGGTAAGACGGTGGATCGACTAA
- a CDS encoding short-chain fatty acyl-CoA regulator family protein — MSRPFAGARLRRLREERGLTQAALARVLDLSTSYVNQLENDARPVTVAVLLRLTERFDLSPHYFSPDSDARLVADLGEIFTEAAVGEVSDLQLEELVARMPSVGQTLVGMHRRLRDVTAELESYRATENAATIGDSIREPLRPMPFEEVRDFFYDHKNYLGELDTAAEDLFEHYGLHIGGLDAQLATVLKQDHGIAATVTKGGALSDSSKRRFDTEAGVLRIAHWLTPGQRAFQMATQLALLTQTETMAAILSGAEQLSPEALGVARIGLANYFAGAFLLPYKQFHHAAESSRYDVDILARQFEVGHETVCHRLSTLQRPSMRGVPFILVRTDRAGNISKRQSATAFHFSRVGGNCPLWVVHEAFSNPGQFVTQVAEMPDGRTYFWVARTSSTSTGGFLSTPKSFAIGLGCDIAHAHRLVYSTGIAIDDPATAVPIGPGCKVCVRESCAQRAFPYIGRSVHVDEDASSRLPYT; from the coding sequence ATGTCCAGACCGTTCGCCGGAGCGCGGTTGCGGAGGTTGCGCGAGGAGCGTGGCCTGACGCAAGCGGCGCTCGCGCGCGTTCTGGATTTGTCGACGAGCTACGTCAATCAGCTGGAGAACGACGCGCGTCCGGTGACGGTCGCGGTGCTGCTGCGGCTCACCGAACGGTTCGACCTGTCGCCGCACTACTTCTCCCCGGACTCCGATGCGCGGCTCGTCGCGGATCTTGGCGAGATATTCACCGAAGCGGCGGTGGGCGAGGTGAGTGATCTACAGCTCGAAGAGCTGGTCGCCCGAATGCCATCGGTGGGTCAGACCCTGGTGGGCATGCACCGCAGGCTGCGAGATGTCACTGCGGAGCTGGAGAGCTACCGCGCGACCGAGAACGCGGCAACGATCGGTGACTCGATACGAGAGCCGCTGCGTCCTATGCCGTTCGAAGAGGTTCGCGACTTCTTCTACGATCACAAGAATTATCTCGGTGAGCTCGATACCGCCGCCGAAGACCTATTCGAGCATTACGGGTTGCACATCGGCGGGCTCGACGCGCAGCTGGCCACGGTGTTGAAGCAAGATCATGGCATCGCGGCCACGGTGACCAAGGGTGGGGCACTTTCGGATTCGTCCAAGCGCCGGTTCGACACGGAAGCCGGGGTTCTGCGCATCGCGCATTGGCTCACGCCCGGCCAGCGCGCATTCCAAATGGCCACCCAATTGGCTCTGTTGACGCAGACCGAGACCATGGCGGCAATCCTCTCGGGTGCCGAGCAGCTGAGCCCGGAGGCCCTTGGCGTCGCCCGGATCGGTCTGGCCAACTACTTCGCCGGTGCATTCCTTTTGCCGTACAAACAGTTTCACCATGCGGCGGAGTCCAGCCGGTATGACGTCGACATCCTGGCACGGCAGTTCGAGGTCGGACACGAGACCGTCTGTCACCGGTTGTCCACCCTGCAGCGTCCCTCCATGCGTGGGGTTCCGTTCATCCTGGTGCGCACCGATCGCGCGGGAAATATCTCGAAACGTCAATCCGCCACGGCATTTCACTTCTCCAGGGTGGGTGGAAACTGCCCCCTGTGGGTCGTGCACGAGGCGTTTTCGAACCCCGGGCAGTTTGTGACCCAGGTCGCGGAGATGCCCGATGGCCGTACGTACTTTTGGGTCGCGCGCACCAGTAGCACGTCAACAGGTGGATTCCTCAGCACGCCGAAGTCGTTCGCGATCGGGCTCGGATGCGATATCGCCCACGCACATCGCCTGGTGTACTCGACAGGAATCGCGATCGACGATCCGGCAACCGCCGTGCCGATTGGTCCGGGCTGCAAGGTGTGCGTGCGCGAATCCTGCGCACAGCGTGCGTTTCCCTACATTGGCCGCAGTGTCCACGTCGACGAGGACGCCAGCAGCCGCCTGCCCTACACCTGA
- a CDS encoding DUF6578 domain-containing protein yields MLSVINRVPARNESLVYLGISRWEYQCCGRTPEIGQAVDWQICAYPAENGYLLASAAAVNWDEDREIVRFPYGCASWDPTYGDPANGLVILWATWHESQSWPRLLGVVEELYDVSATTYRDESGCMNHRPTSFQYRPVELATRWPEEPSVGEIGQRVITGSVVGLRVTALVEPTDGDIEALRDARDRGRRTLFVYGPPEVFGAAIPSRGDRVTVDLADPRLSVDDMRGYVGVVTGIAGQVSRTVHSPDGLYTGFLNIDPEAAPPDELFIQLLCDRMPN; encoded by the coding sequence ATGCTTTCAGTGATCAACAGGGTTCCGGCTCGGAACGAATCTCTTGTATACCTGGGTATTTCACGTTGGGAATACCAATGCTGCGGTAGGACTCCCGAGATAGGCCAGGCCGTCGATTGGCAGATCTGCGCCTATCCCGCTGAGAATGGCTACCTACTTGCGTCAGCGGCGGCAGTCAACTGGGACGAGGACCGCGAGATTGTTCGGTTTCCCTACGGTTGTGCAAGCTGGGATCCAACATACGGAGATCCCGCGAATGGATTGGTAATCCTCTGGGCCACGTGGCATGAGAGCCAAAGCTGGCCCCGGCTGCTTGGCGTGGTTGAGGAACTGTACGACGTGTCGGCCACCACGTATCGAGACGAGTCCGGTTGCATGAACCATCGGCCGACATCGTTTCAGTACCGACCCGTCGAGCTTGCGACGCGATGGCCCGAGGAGCCATCGGTGGGTGAGATCGGGCAGCGGGTGATCACGGGATCGGTTGTGGGGCTGCGCGTGACCGCGTTGGTCGAGCCAACCGACGGTGACATTGAGGCGCTGCGCGACGCGCGGGACCGAGGCCGACGAACGCTGTTTGTTTACGGGCCGCCGGAAGTGTTTGGCGCGGCGATTCCGTCACGGGGAGATCGAGTGACAGTCGATCTCGCAGACCCTCGGCTGAGCGTGGACGATATGCGCGGCTATGTGGGTGTTGTCACGGGCATTGCCGGGCAAGTTAGTCGTACGGTGCACTCACCAGATGGGCTCTACACCGGCTTCCTCAACATCGACCCGGAGGCAGCCCCGCCGGATGAGCTGTTCATCCAATTGCTGTGTGACAGAATGCCGAACTAA